In the genome of Maribacter forsetii DSM 18668, the window GATCTGCTACTTGATCCACTAGAGCTTCTGCCAGAAGAATAACTTCTAGAGCTGCTACCTGAATTTCGGTATGTAGAGGTTCTTGGTACTGCAACCCTGCTACTAGATCTTGCTGTTCTAGAACTAGATGTTCTAGGGCTACTACTGTACCTGCTGCTATAATTTCTAGAAGAACTACTGCTATATCTAGGCGTTGCTCTTGTACTTCTACTTGTTCTATAGGCTCTGTTTTGATCTACCCCTACGGTTCTTCTTGCTGTAGAACTACCTGAATAAGTTCTTGAACTACGTGTATTGGCAGAGCTTCTAGCTGTAGTAGATCTACCGGTCGTAGTTCTGTATCTAGATGAATTACCTCTAGTACTCACATTAGACCGACCTCTTGCTGCTGTTGCGGAAAGTCCACTATTATTAGATGTTTGCCTGGTGTAATTTCCTCTTCTAGAATTGTTTACTGCGTAACGTCTATTGGAGTATCTATTGTTGCGACTATAGTATCTGTTGCCATAACCGTAACCATATGCATATCCAAAATTATTACCGTAAAAAGGTCTGTTCCATCCGTATCCCCAGTTGTTCCAGCCAAATCCAAATCCGCCATAACCCCAGTTGTTCCATCTATTCCATCTGTTCCAACCCCAAGGCTGACCCCATCCGGCACCGTAGAAACCTGCATAACCAATATTGTTCCAGCCCCATCCATAAAGATTGCCATAACCCCAATTGTTCCAGCCATTATTATGAATATAGATGCTTACATCAGCATTATTGCTACCCCAACTACCATAGCCTTCATAGTCGTTTGCATTAGCGTAATAATCTGTTAATTGGTCATCTTGTATTTCCGCATCTAGATTGTTGCTGGAATAAGAATCTACATCTGTGAATATTTCATCACCTAATATTTCACCATATTCATCAGCTTTTTCACCAAAATAGTTGGTGTAGGTGTCAGATTCAGGATTATTCTGAGTGTAATTTCTTTGTTCTGGTCTTCTTTCTACAGTGGTTGAGGTATCATCAGAATAAATACCATCATTACCATAGTAAGATGATTGTTGATAAGAACCGCAAGATGCTACAAAAGCAGCTAGGGTCACCAACATTGTAATGTTGCGAAGTTTGTTGTGGGGTAGTGAATATATCATCGGATCAAAATTATATTGTTGAACATATTAAAAATAACTAGTTTTACCCAATTATTACATAGCAATAATCACAAATTTTGTGCCAAAGTCCAGATAATGAGTAAAAAGTTGACGAAGAGAAGCGAAGATTATTCCAAGTGGTATAACGAATTGGTAGTTAAGGCAGATTTAGCCGAAAACTCTGGTGTAAGAGGTTGTATGGTTATAAAACCATATGGTTACGGTATTTGGGAAAAAATGCAAGCTGGTTTAGATAAGATGTTTAAAGAAACTGGTCATGAAAATGCCTATTTTCCTTTGTTTATACCAAAATCCTATTTGAGTAAAGAGGCAAGCCATGTGGAAGGTTTTGCCAAAGAGTGCGCTGTGGTTACACATTACAGATTAAAAAATGCAGAAGATGGAAGCGGAATTATAGTTGATCCAGATGCTAAATTAGAGGAGGAGCTTATTGTAAGACCTACTTCTGAAACCATCATTTGGGATACTTATAAGAAATGGATTCAATCTTATAGAGATTTACCGCTACTTATTAATCAATGGGCAAATGTTGTTCGTTGGGAAATGCGTACAAGATTGTTCTTGAGAACGGCAGAGTTTTTATGGCAAGAAGGCCATACGGCACATGCTACCGAAAAGGAAGCAATTGAAGAGGCGGAACAAATGATGAACGTTTATGCCGATTTTGCAGAAAACCATATGGCAGTACCGGTAATAAAAGGTACTAAAACGGAAAGCGAACGTTTTGCAGGTGCTATTGAAACCTATTGTATTGAAGCATTAATGCAAGATGGTAAGGCGTTGCAAGCTGGTACCTCTCACTTTTTAGGACAGAATTTTGCAAAAGCTTTTGATGTAAAATTTGCAACTAAAGAAGGTAGTAAAGAATATGTTTGGGCAACTTCTTGGGGAGTGTCAACAAGATTAATGGGGGCGTTGATCATGACGCACAGTGATGATAACGGTTTAGTGATTCCGCCAAAACTAGCACCTATACAAGTGGTCATTGTACCTATTTATAAAGGATTAGATCAACTGGATAAAATTTCGGAAACAGTTAACCCTTTAGTTAAAGAATTAAGAGCTAAAGGTATTTCTGTAAAATTCGATAATAGAGATACCCACAAGCCCGGTTTTAAGTTCAATGAGTACGAATTACGCGGTGTTCCGGTAAGGTTGGCTATTGGTCCTAGAGACCTTGAAAATGGCACATATGAACTGGCAAGAAGGGATACTTTGCAAAAAGAGACTGTTGCGGCGACAGATGTAGTGGCTAAAATTGAATTTTTAATGGAAAATATTCAGAAGAATATGTACCAAAAAGCACTTGATTATAGAACTAATCATATCACTGAGGTAGATTCTTATGATGAATTTAAAAAAGTTTTAAAAGAAAAAGGCGGATTTATTTCTGCACATTGGGACGGTAGTAAAGAAACCGAAGAACGAGTTAAAAATGAGACAAAGGCAACTATACGTTGCATTCCCATAGATGCAAAGGAAGAAGAAGGCACTTGTATGGTGACGGGTAAACCGTCTAATAAAAGGGTGTTATTTGCTAAAGCGTATTAATTTTTTTAAAAAATAATAAAGAGGTGTTGCGATAGTGAAAAATATTTGTATTTTTGCATCCGCAATTGCGCAAAGTATGGTCCGTTCGTCTAGGGGTTAGGACGCCAGGTTTTCATCCTGGTAACAGGGGTTCGATTCCCCTACGGACTACTAATTAAACCGTTGGATGTATTTCCAAGTATTGACATAATGGTCCGTTCGTCTAGGGGTTAGGACGCCAGGTTTTCATCCTGGTAACAGGGGTTCGATTCCCCTACGGACTACAAAATTAAATGGATGAGAATCCGAAAATATTATAACAAAGAATAAAATGGCAAATCACAAGTCGGCATTAAAGAGAATTAGAAGAAACGAAGCAGTTCGTTTACGTAACAGATATCAGCATAAAACTACACGTAATGCTATCAAAAGATTGCGTGCAGAAGAATCTAAGAAAGATGCAGAGGCTCTTTTTCCAAGTGTTGTTAGTATGATCGATCGTTTAGCTAAACGTAATATTATACATGATAACAAAGCTGCCAACTTAAAAAGTAAATTGGCAAAGCACGTTGCTGCATTGTAAATTTTTGCTATTATAATATTTTAAAGCCTTCCAATTTGGAAGGCTTTTTTTATTACGAGAATATTTATTCTGTTTGTTTTATTGGTAGCCGTAATCGTCTCATTGATGTGAAACCAATAATAAAACAGCTATATAAAACCGATATGCATACATAGTGATATTTTGTAATGTTATACGTACTATATAGGTCATAATTAAATGATAAGATATACATAGAGATTGGGTAATATGTGTAGAAAAACAATAAGCCTAAACTGATCCAAAAGAGAAGGTTTTTTCTGGGAACAAATTTTTGCTCTTCTGTAAATATCTTATATAGATAAGTTAAACAAGCAAATATTAATACAATGGCTCCAACTATAATTGCATAGTTTTGAGGTTCGGTATAGAAATCTTGAAAAAATAGATTCACTAAACAAGAAATCAAGAAAACAATACTTCCGTATTTGATAATAATTTTATTTCGAGTTTTATCGGATAATTGATAAAAAACATAAAAAAAGTATAGGTAAAATACGATGTCGAAAATATTGAAAATTATAGTGTTGTAATTGTAGTATTCTGGTATGTAAACCAATTGTATATCATCGATGTCCCTTACGATCGCACCTAGTATTTCAGACATTAGAACATAGCCTAGAATAATTGGCAAATACTTTAAAACCGTGTCATAGTACAGCCTATACTTGATAACGGATAAAACCAGCGCTATAAAATAGAGTAAGATGAAATAATTATCTAGAATATACTGCAGCATAGCTTAATAGTCTATTTTTTTGTTGAGCCCTTATTGATTTTTTGGTGGGGGCACACCGGTACCTCTATTTAGTGTTAGACTTTCTTTTCCTTGTAAAACAGCTGGTGCAACATTAGCGCTGTTTAAATTTGGTGCAAATGATGCGTATGCTTTAGTATTGGTATCGTTAATATATCCATATCCCTTTATGGGTTCAAAACTATTGTTCAAAGGTACTGCTTGTTTGCCTTCAGGACCTTGGGCTATGTAAAATAGAAAATCGCGTTCGCCATCGTTATATGTGGGTGATAGCATTAAACTATTCTGTCTGGGGTGTTTAATAGTAGTCTTAGAATTTGGGAAAACTTCTTCATCAGGGTAATTGGAGTAGTAAAGTCTTAACGTAGAGATTTCTACATTTGCATCTTTGGCTTCTTGTTCTATATAAGCTAAGTATTGCTTAATTGTTTTGTAATCGTAATAAACAAACCTACCCACATCAAATTCTTTTTTGATGCCTTTTTCCGTATTTATTGAATCTTCGTACTGTTGAATTAAAGGCACTCTTCTTTTTTCGTATGATTCGTACATACTTTTAGCATCTGAAATGGCTATGATTTCATTTGGCGGTTTTACTGTTTTTTTGTCTCCTTGAACGGGGTCCTTAGGTTTTTCGCTGGTTTGTTCATTACAACCTATATAGGCTAAAAAGGTGAATGCACATAAAATCTTACTGATGAGGTTAAATTGTCTTTTCATTTTCTGAAATTTATTATTGGTTAATAAAGAAAATTGCTAAAAGACTGGGGAGAGTTCTTTTGTTGAACAATAAAGATATTAAAAATATAATAGAGGCATTGCAAAAGCTTGTATATCAATAAGAAAAGAGTGTAAAAGAAAAAATCCCGATTTCTAGAAGAAATCGGGATTTTTTTATAATAGTTGAAAAAGTTCTATTGATTCATTGTCATCAAAAACTCTTCGTTATTCTTAGTTTGTTTAAAACGTTGCTCTATAAACTCCATAGCTTCTACCGGGTTCATATCTGCAAGGTACTTACGCATAATCCACATGCGTTGTAAGGTGTTTTCGTCTAATAACATGTCATCTCTACGTGTGCTGGAAGAAGTAAGGTCAATTGCAGGGAAAATTCTTCTGTTAGCAATCTTACGATCTAACTGAAGCTCCATGTTACCTGTACCTTTAAATTCTTCAAAGATAACTTCATCCATTTTAGATCCTGTCTCTGTTAAAGCTGTAGCAATAATAGATAATGATCCGCCACCTTCTATATTACGGGCAGCACCAAAGAATCTTTTTGGCTTGTGTAGGGCATTCGCATCAACACCACCACTTAATACTTTACCAGATGCTGGTTGAACCGTATTGTATGCTCTTGCTAAACGTGTTATAGAATCTAGAAGAATTACCACATCATGACCACATTCAACTAAACGCTTCGCTTTTTCTAAAACGATGTTTGCTACACGTACATGCTCTGTTGGTTCTTTGTCGAAGGTAGAAGCTACAACTTCACCACGTACATTACGCTGCATATCGGTTACCTCTTCAGGTCGTTCATCAATTAGTAATATAATTTGATATACTTCAGGATGATTTGCCGCTATACCGTTCGCAATATCTTTCAAAAGCATGGTTTTACCAGACTTTGGTTGCGATACGATCATACCTCTTTGTCCTTTACCAATAGGCGAGAACAAATCAATTATACGAGTAGATATGGTGCTTTGGCGTTCTGCCAGATTAAATTTTTCTTGAGGGAATAACGGGGTTAAATGTTCAAATGATACGCGATCACGAACAATCTGAGGGTCTATACCGTTAATTTTATTCACCTTAATAAGAGGAAAATATTTTTCACCTTCTTTTGGTGGTCTTACGTTACCTAATACGGTATCTCCAGTCTTTAAACCGAAAAGACGAATTTGCGATTGAGAAACATAAATATCATCTGGTGATGATAGATAGTTATAATCAGAAGAACGTAAGAATCCGTAGCCGTCTTGCATGATGTCCAATACGCCTTCACTAGCAATAATGGAGTCAAACTCATACTCTGGTTCCTTGTACCTATTCTTTAAATCTTTGTCAAAATTACTTTTGTCGTGATTGGATCTAGGATTAGGTTTTTTATTATGATTGTTATTCTGATTAGAATTCTTTTTATTGGGCTGGTTTGCAGCCTTTGGCCTTGGTCTTGGCCTTTTTTGTTCTACAGGTTCTTTAGAAACACTTTCCGTATTATTCTCTTTCTTTACCGGAGCAACTTTTTCAGGAGTAGTTTTTTCCTGAGCTGGTTTTACTGGTGCTTTAACCTCTTTATTCGTGTTTTGAGCAACACGTGGTCTAGGTCTAGGCTTAGGTTTTGGTTTTGTTTCGGCAGGTTTGCTAGCCTCTTCTGTTGCAGCAGGAACTATAGCAGCGGCAACTTTCGGATTCGCTGCTTGTACGTCCAAAATCTGATAAACTAAATCTAGTTTTTTTAAGGTCTTGAATTTAGGAACCTTTAGTCCTTTAGCAATTTCCTGAAGCTCAGGTAGCTTTTTTGATTTTAAATCTGAAATCTCAAACATTAAGTAGTAGAATAAATTATAAGTAGTTTGTATTGTAAGAAGTAACTATTTTATTTGGATAATCTTAAGGAGATAATTTCCTTAGTGGTAGGTGTTATGACGTGATAACGTAGCAATATTACAAATTATTTTGAATAAAAGGGGTATATTTTTTGAAAAGACATGTATTTTTGCATCGTAAACTGGTAATTGATATATGATTCAAAGAATACAAAGCCTTTATTTGATAGTTGTAGCAATACTTACGGGTGTTCTACCGTTCTTCTTTAACCTATGGATAGATATTGATGGTGTTGAGGTATTTGCAAATAATGAAATGCTTATTTCTATTTCCTTTTACGCAAGTACTGTTCTAGCTGTTTGGGCTATAGTACAATTTAAAAATAGAAAATCTCAGTTTGTCATTAACAGGCTGAACATGATATTGAATGTTTTTTTATTAGGATTTTTCGTTTACCGATCACTAAACTTATCCGGAGAGATCTTGGTCTCTGAGAAGGGTATTGGGATGCTGATTCCAGTATTTTCTATCATTTTTTTGGTTCTTGCAAATAGAGCTATAAAGAAGGATGAAGATCTTGTAAAATCTGTTGATCGCTTGCGTTAAGCCTATAATCTTAGTAGTATTAGTGCGTTAAAACCCGGGGTAGTTTCCGGGTTTTTTTATGCCTTGATTTTTCCATTTAACCAATGTATCTTCTTTAAATATCACAAAACTATTGCAGCTTTTCTTCCTAATGTGATAAACTGTTTACTTTTTCTTGAATTCTTCGTGATACCCCATTTCTATGTTTGTCCCAAGAAACAGCAAGGCTAACGATAGTCGTTAGTTACCTGTTTTAAACTAAACATTTTAAAAGTTAAAATTATGAAAAACAGAAAATTTACTCTTGTATTGTTAGCTAGTGTTATGACTACTTTTTTTATCAGTTGTTCAGATGATGATGGTGAAGTAGTAACAGTTACTGAAACAGTAGTTGAAACCGAAACAGTAGAAGTGGATTCGTCATTGCCGGTTGGTGATTTAATGGTGACCCTAAGTGGTAATCTAGTTGCTGAAAGTGGTACGCCTACGCAAGGACTAGTAGAGGTAGGTGTAGATTCAGAAAGTACAAACTTTGTTCGTTTTGCAGATGATTTTACTACTGAATTGGGTACAGGTACTGTAGGTATCTTTTTGTCTACTTCAGAAGTTTTCTCCCCAGATCCTGCAAACGGAAATCCAGATTTAATGTTAATTGGTAACGTGGCTGACAATGGTGAAATGTTCATTAAGCTAGATGCTACCCCAGATGCTAAATATACGCACATTATACTTTGGTGTGCTACTGCTAACATACCATTTGGTAATGTTGCTTTAAACTAATATAATGTATTACCGCCTTTGGGAATAGAGACACATGATTCTGTTTTTCTATGTCTCCCAAAGGCTTTTTTTTATGGGTTTTCAATGTTGCAGACCTATAATTTGAAATAACAGAATTATGAAAAAAATAAAAATCTTCTTAGGTATTTGCTTTTGCTTGCTTACTGTTGGTCTAAAGGCACAAAGTGGATGGACGAGGGAGGCAAAAGGATTTTACCTTCAAGCGTCGGCATCGTATTTTTCTTCTAATAATTATTATACTACCGAGGGCAGATTGGCTGATCAAGGTAGTGATTTTAGAACAAGCGGACTTTTGCTTTATGGTGAATACGGTATATCAGATAGGTTTACAGCAATCGTAGATTTACCTATTGTTCGTTTAAATAGTTTTAGCACTACAGAAACTGTTGCGGGTGTTGGTAATGTGCAATTGGGAGTTAAGTATAAACTTCTTAAAAGTTTTCCTTTGTCTTTACAAGTGGCATTGGATATACCTACTAATGATGGTACCAACTTTGCGAGATCTAATGAGCCTAATGCCTTTGGTCAATTTGATGAAATAAATTTACCTGTTTCTGATGGTGAATTTAATATCTGGACAACCTTGGCCGCATCTCATGGTTTTAAAAATGGTAAAACATATGCATCGGCATTTTCAAGTGTAAATTTTAGAACTGAAGGATTCAGTAACCAATTTCAAGCCGGGGTTGAGTTAGGACATTTGTTCTTTAATAAGCTGTATCTTATTGGAAAATTGAAAATTCAAGAACGTTTATCTTCTGAAAATAATGTACAAAGTGGTTCTTTCTTATTTGGAGAGGGTACTACTTTTACAAACTACGGTATTACTTCAATGTATAAGATTACCGACCATTTTAATTTGGTTGCACAGTACTCTGACTATTCGGGTTTGTTTGTAGATAGAAAAAATGTCTACGATGGTGGTACAATTTCTTTGGGAGTTTCATTTGAATATTAATTAGCTAGATACAGGATTTGGTTAAATAACAAAATCCTGTATTTTATCTTTTGCCCAATTCTATAACCTCTAAGTCTTTAATGTTGTCACCTTCTATTACAAAACGTAACATGGTGCGTACTTGATGAAAACCATGTTTTCCACATGCTCCAGGATTCATATGTAAAACGCCTAATTTTTTGTCCATCATTACTTTTAAAATATGTGAGTGACCGCAAATAAACAATTTTGGCGGATTTTCCTTTATAATATCTCTTGTTCTAATATTATATTTAGGTGGGTATCCACCAATATGGGTGATTAAAACATCTACTCCTTCGCAGAAAAATCTGTTATTTTCCGGGAATTCTTTTTGAATGATATGATCATCAATATTACCATGCACACCTTTTAGAGGCTTTAGTTTTGCAATGGCATCGGTAACTTTTAAAGAGCCAATATCGCCAGCGTGCCATACTTCATCTGCCCATTTAACATGCTTTAAAATAGCATCGTCTATATGTGAATGAGTGTCGGAAAGTAAGAGTATTTTGGTCATATTTATTTTTAGTTATGGGGGATATAAAGATTGAATTTTATAGTTAAATAATTACTTAGAATTGATATTCTAAAGTTTAGAATTACAGCTTAATCTAATCAATGT includes:
- the proS gene encoding proline--tRNA ligase; this encodes MSKKLTKRSEDYSKWYNELVVKADLAENSGVRGCMVIKPYGYGIWEKMQAGLDKMFKETGHENAYFPLFIPKSYLSKEASHVEGFAKECAVVTHYRLKNAEDGSGIIVDPDAKLEEELIVRPTSETIIWDTYKKWIQSYRDLPLLINQWANVVRWEMRTRLFLRTAEFLWQEGHTAHATEKEAIEEAEQMMNVYADFAENHMAVPVIKGTKTESERFAGAIETYCIEALMQDGKALQAGTSHFLGQNFAKAFDVKFATKEGSKEYVWATSWGVSTRLMGALIMTHSDDNGLVIPPKLAPIQVVIVPIYKGLDQLDKISETVNPLVKELRAKGISVKFDNRDTHKPGFKFNEYELRGVPVRLAIGPRDLENGTYELARRDTLQKETVAATDVVAKIEFLMENIQKNMYQKALDYRTNHITEVDSYDEFKKVLKEKGGFISAHWDGSKETEERVKNETKATIRCIPIDAKEEEGTCMVTGKPSNKRVLFAKAY
- the rpsT gene encoding 30S ribosomal protein S20 gives rise to the protein MANHKSALKRIRRNEAVRLRNRYQHKTTRNAIKRLRAEESKKDAEALFPSVVSMIDRLAKRNIIHDNKAANLKSKLAKHVAAL
- the rho gene encoding transcription termination factor Rho, with the translated sequence MFEISDLKSKKLPELQEIAKGLKVPKFKTLKKLDLVYQILDVQAANPKVAAAIVPAATEEASKPAETKPKPKPRPRPRVAQNTNKEVKAPVKPAQEKTTPEKVAPVKKENNTESVSKEPVEQKRPRPRPKAANQPNKKNSNQNNNHNKKPNPRSNHDKSNFDKDLKNRYKEPEYEFDSIIASEGVLDIMQDGYGFLRSSDYNYLSSPDDIYVSQSQIRLFGLKTGDTVLGNVRPPKEGEKYFPLIKVNKINGIDPQIVRDRVSFEHLTPLFPQEKFNLAERQSTISTRIIDLFSPIGKGQRGMIVSQPKSGKTMLLKDIANGIAANHPEVYQIILLIDERPEEVTDMQRNVRGEVVASTFDKEPTEHVRVANIVLEKAKRLVECGHDVVILLDSITRLARAYNTVQPASGKVLSGGVDANALHKPKRFFGAARNIEGGGSLSIIATALTETGSKMDEVIFEEFKGTGNMELQLDRKIANRRIFPAIDLTSSSTRRDDMLLDENTLQRMWIMRKYLADMNPVEAMEFIEQRFKQTKNNEEFLMTMNQ
- a CDS encoding DUF4293 domain-containing protein, translating into MIQRIQSLYLIVVAILTGVLPFFFNLWIDIDGVEVFANNEMLISISFYASTVLAVWAIVQFKNRKSQFVINRLNMILNVFLLGFFVYRSLNLSGEILVSEKGIGMLIPVFSIIFLVLANRAIKKDEDLVKSVDRLR
- a CDS encoding DM13 domain-containing protein, which gives rise to MKNRKFTLVLLASVMTTFFISCSDDDGEVVTVTETVVETETVEVDSSLPVGDLMVTLSGNLVAESGTPTQGLVEVGVDSESTNFVRFADDFTTELGTGTVGIFLSTSEVFSPDPANGNPDLMLIGNVADNGEMFIKLDATPDAKYTHIILWCATANIPFGNVALN
- a CDS encoding metallophosphoesterase family protein, whose product is MTKILLLSDTHSHIDDAILKHVKWADEVWHAGDIGSLKVTDAIAKLKPLKGVHGNIDDHIIQKEFPENNRFFCEGVDVLITHIGGYPPKYNIRTRDIIKENPPKLFICGHSHILKVMMDKKLGVLHMNPGACGKHGFHQVRTMLRFVIEGDNIKDLEVIELGKR